In Arcobacter ellisii, a genomic segment contains:
- a CDS encoding PD-(D/E)XK nuclease family protein, with translation MLFKKKLLVFPTSRVIRNFISNQKSENTLLPFILTIDEFFKKSITLNKLKYCEEEQRVLFLNEAIKNVDIKKLGISDNFTKFLKQSDYIYRFFLELASEKVEISQIQNVDTYDFYLEHLQILEVIKNNYINILEKNHYVDRININNHYKINENFLNKFDSIELHFEGYFTKVEFDMIEKISKYINITILFYSNIYNQKSLEVFKNLGLEIKLDYKYKYDLSKNELIEIEPINSKLEFFETKGFSSRLNQIAYIKSCIEKSVKNGINPSNIALVLPDENFASYIQLFDDEKYFNYAMGKSIKNTNLYQIANAIYLYLNEDEIKNIENLKFLEIDKSFVDKNLKFLWNKNVTKDIFLFITDFIKSKESNVELIEKYDELLYKLNIILFSKENNILLKDVFKIFLQKLAKITLDDVNSGKITVLGLLETRALEFDVVIICDFNESFIPKISLKDKFLSTKLKQLANLPTQFDRESLQKYYYKRLITSTKNVFISYVNSDTNQISRFANELFNKHIKTDTNDNFYKHILYDNHKISHFEEEIIAKIDLTKFTWSATSFKAFLQCKRKFYLQNILKIKEHSISLKPKPYELGDIIHSILEDYYTLDENSNELSFEKIENLFSKYKSSNPFLILDLEIWKKKLYEFYLHDKERLKNRKIIALEKNFECEFNGIKIKGIIDRIDSFEDEYELIDYKTSSSLSVDTLKNYEKSDDFQLEFYYIAMNQYFKTNKIQAYYYDLHNTELIPEIALESKLELLNQKFEELKEISKQEISFSKCEDKSICNYCIYNIICDRE, from the coding sequence ATGCTATTTAAAAAAAAACTATTAGTTTTTCCTACTTCAAGGGTTATTAGAAATTTTATTTCTAATCAAAAGAGTGAAAATACTCTTTTGCCTTTTATCCTTACAATCGACGAATTTTTTAAAAAATCAATAACACTTAATAAACTAAAATATTGCGAAGAAGAACAACGAGTTCTTTTTTTAAATGAAGCAATAAAAAATGTAGATATAAAAAAGCTTGGTATTTCTGATAATTTTACAAAATTTCTAAAACAAAGTGATTATATTTATAGATTCTTTTTAGAACTTGCAAGTGAAAAAGTTGAAATATCTCAAATTCAAAATGTTGATACTTATGATTTTTATTTAGAGCATTTACAAATATTAGAAGTAATAAAAAACAATTATATAAATATTTTAGAGAAAAATCACTATGTAGATAGAATAAATATAAATAATCATTATAAAATAAATGAAAATTTTTTGAATAAATTTGACTCAATAGAGTTACATTTTGAAGGATACTTTACAAAAGTAGAATTTGATATGATTGAAAAAATATCAAAATACATAAATATTACAATTCTATTTTATTCAAATATTTACAATCAGAAATCATTGGAAGTTTTTAAAAATCTTGGTTTAGAAATTAAACTTGATTATAAATATAAATATGATTTATCAAAAAATGAACTTATTGAAATTGAACCTATAAATAGCAAATTAGAGTTTTTTGAAACAAAAGGTTTTAGTTCTAGGTTAAATCAAATAGCTTATATAAAATCTTGTATTGAAAAATCAGTAAAAAATGGTATTAATCCATCAAATATTGCTTTAGTTTTACCTGATGAAAATTTTGCTTCTTATATTCAACTTTTTGATGATGAAAAATATTTCAACTATGCAATGGGGAAAAGTATAAAAAATACAAATCTTTATCAAATAGCAAATGCAATATATTTATATTTGAATGAAGATGAAATTAAAAATATAGAAAATCTAAAATTTTTAGAAATTGATAAATCATTTGTAGATAAAAATCTAAAATTTTTATGGAATAAAAATGTTACAAAAGATATTTTTCTTTTTATTACAGATTTTATAAAATCAAAAGAGAGTAATGTAGAATTAATTGAAAAATATGATGAATTACTTTATAAACTAAATATTATTCTATTTTCTAAAGAAAATAATATTTTACTAAAAGATGTATTTAAAATATTTTTACAGAAACTTGCAAAAATTACTCTTGACGATGTTAATTCTGGAAAAATTACTGTTTTAGGATTACTAGAAACAAGAGCTTTGGAGTTTGATGTAGTAATTATATGTGATTTTAATGAATCGTTTATTCCAAAAATATCTTTAAAAGATAAATTTTTATCAACAAAATTAAAACAATTGGCAAATCTCCCAACTCAATTTGATAGAGAATCTTTACAAAAGTATTATTATAAAAGATTAATAACTTCAACAAAAAATGTTTTCATCTCTTATGTAAATTCAGACACAAATCAAATTTCAAGATTTGCAAATGAGCTGTTTAATAAACATATTAAAACAGATACAAATGATAATTTTTATAAACATATACTTTATGATAATCATAAAATATCACACTTTGAAGAAGAGATTATTGCTAAAATTGATTTAACAAAATTTACATGGTCGGCAACTTCATTTAAAGCTTTTTTACAATGCAAAAGAAAATTTTATTTACAAAATATCTTAAAAATAAAAGAACACTCAATTTCATTAAAACCTAAACCTTATGAATTAGGAGATATTATTCACTCTATTTTAGAGGATTATTACACTCTTGATGAAAATTCAAATGAATTGAGTTTTGAAAAGATTGAGAATTTATTTAGTAAGTATAAAAGTTCAAATCCATTTTTGATATTGGATTTGGAAATCTGGAAGAAAAAACTTTATGAATTTTATTTACATGATAAAGAGCGATTAAAAAATAGAAAAATTATTGCTTTAGAAAAGAATTTTGAGTGTGAATTTAATGGAATAAAAATAAAAGGAATAATTGATAGAATAGATAGTTTTGAAGATGAATATGAATTGATTGATTATAAAACTTCTTCAAGTTTAAGTGTTGATACTCTTAAAAACTATGAAAAAAGTGATGATTTCCAACTTGAATTTTATTATATAGCAATGAATCAGTATTTTAAAACAAATAAAATACAGGCATATTATTATGACTTACATAATACAGAACTAATTCCTGAAATAGCACTTGAAAGTAAATTAGAACTTTTAAATCAAAAGTTTGAAGAGTTAAAAGAGATTTCAAAACAAGAAATCTCTTTTTCTAAATGTGAAGATAAATCAATATGTAATTATTGTATCTATAACATAA
- a CDS encoding c-type cytochrome yields MKSMVIGGIILIIALLAGTYFAAGDAFNSDDYINSLTMLGAVAIITITVFVALKYVNQMKNDTASGELAEEKWDGIGEYKNPIPTGWGLAFIGAIIWMFWYFTVGYPINGFSQIGQWNEETLEYNAKFEKKWENPSEETLKAMGQSIFLVQCAPCHGVDGEGIEGKAQNLTHRMSKEQVVHVIKNGANNLKTAYPAGMPPMMLTEDADINEVASYVAGGFKGEQPASFAVCAGCHGADGNGMEMVAPNIRAYDDALVMAVLKDGKKGIIGAMPSFDGRLNETQEKALASYLRSLGE; encoded by the coding sequence ATGAAATCTATGGTTATAGGTGGAATAATTCTTATCATCGCTTTATTAGCAGGAACTTACTTTGCAGCAGGTGATGCTTTTAACAGTGATGATTATATTAATAGCCTAACAATGTTAGGTGCTGTTGCAATTATTACAATTACTGTATTTGTTGCGTTAAAATATGTTAATCAAATGAAAAATGATACAGCAAGTGGTGAACTAGCTGAAGAAAAATGGGATGGTATCGGTGAATACAAAAATCCAATTCCTACAGGTTGGGGATTAGCATTTATTGGTGCTATTATTTGGATGTTTTGGTATTTTACAGTTGGTTATCCAATTAATGGTTTCTCTCAAATTGGTCAATGGAATGAAGAGACTTTAGAGTACAATGCAAAATTTGAGAAAAAATGGGAAAACCCATCTGAAGAGACTTTAAAAGCTATGGGTCAATCAATTTTCTTAGTACAATGTGCACCTTGTCATGGTGTTGATGGAGAAGGAATTGAAGGTAAAGCTCAAAATCTTACTCATAGAATGTCAAAAGAACAAGTTGTTCATGTAATTAAAAATGGTGCTAATAATTTAAAAACTGCTTATCCAGCAGGAATGCCTCCAATGATGTTAACAGAAGATGCTGATATTAATGAAGTAGCTTCTTATGTTGCTGGTGGATTCAAAGGTGAACAACCTGCAAGTTTCGCAGTTTGTGCTGGTTGTCATGGTGCAGATGGAAATGGTATGGAGATGGTTGCTCCAAATATCAGAGCTTATGATGATGCTTTAGTTATGGCTGTATTAAAAGATGGTAAAAAAGGTATTATAGGTGCTATGCCAAGCTTTGATGGAAGACTTAACGAAACTCAAGAAAAAGCTTTAGCTTCATATTTAAGAAGTTTAGGAGAGTAA
- the smpB gene encoding SsrA-binding protein SmpB translates to MANKKDTKKNLVFKNKKAFHDFTILDSLEAGIMLEGSEVKAIREGRVNLKDSFVRIIKGEVFLLNAHISHLSTTHTTYRPDERRARKLLLHSKQIDKLYSKVTKDGITLVALKLYFNDKNMIKVEVATAQGKKLHDKREDLKVKTLKRETEQVLKSYK, encoded by the coding sequence ATGGCAAATAAAAAAGATACAAAAAAAAATTTAGTTTTTAAAAATAAAAAAGCATTTCATGATTTTACGATTTTAGATTCATTGGAAGCTGGAATTATGTTAGAAGGAAGTGAAGTTAAAGCAATAAGAGAAGGAAGAGTGAATTTGAAAGACTCTTTTGTAAGAATTATAAAAGGTGAAGTTTTTTTATTAAATGCACATATTTCTCATTTAAGTACAACTCATACAACATATAGACCAGATGAAAGAAGAGCAAGAAAATTATTACTTCATTCTAAACAAATTGATAAATTATATTCAAAAGTGACAAAAGATGGAATCACTTTAGTTGCTTTAAAACTTTATTTTAATGATAAAAATATGATTAAAGTTGAAGTTGCAACTGCACAAGGTAAAAAATTACACGATAAAAGAGAAGATTTAAAAGTAAAAACCCTAAAAAGGGAGACTGAGCAGGTATTAAAATCTTATAAATAA
- a CDS encoding 4-(cytidine 5'-diphospho)-2-C-methyl-D-erythritol kinase: MKNEMIEKSYAKVNIFLKIADKRENYHELVSRFVRVHNLYDIISFVKSSRKAITIIGDFGCEINSNTVYKAYNLIKHFYGVEEFFLNHEIKIEKNIPEFAGLGGGSSNAATFLIMANKYCKLNLSKDELSKIGSQVGADVPFFIYEYDSANVTGIGEIVEKFDEEILDIKTITPKIKCNTGEIFKIFREKFYKQISKDEAKKLLDMKSTDILKELDIKQANDLYESALSLYPQLSDYEKKDWFFSGSGSSFFRINYGK, from the coding sequence ATGAAAAATGAGATGATTGAAAAGTCGTATGCTAAAGTAAATATTTTTCTAAAAATTGCTGATAAAAGAGAAAATTATCATGAACTCGTATCAAGATTTGTACGAGTTCATAATTTGTATGACATTATATCATTTGTTAAATCTAGTAGGAAAGCAATTACAATTATAGGTGATTTTGGTTGTGAAATTAACTCAAATACTGTATATAAAGCATACAATTTAATAAAACATTTTTATGGTGTTGAAGAATTTTTTTTAAATCACGAAATAAAAATTGAAAAAAATATTCCAGAGTTTGCAGGACTTGGTGGTGGAAGTTCAAATGCCGCAACTTTTTTGATTATGGCAAATAAATATTGTAAATTAAATTTATCAAAAGATGAATTAAGTAAAATTGGTTCACAAGTTGGTGCTGATGTTCCATTTTTTATATATGAATATGATAGTGCAAATGTAACAGGAATTGGTGAAATTGTAGAAAAATTTGATGAAGAGATATTAGATATAAAAACTATAACACCAAAAATAAAATGTAATACAGGTGAAATTTTTAAAATATTTAGAGAAAAATTTTATAAACAAATATCTAAAGATGAAGCAAAAAAATTGCTTGATATGAAATCAACTGATATTTTAAAAGAATTAGATATAAAACAAGCAAATGATTTGTATGAAAGTGCACTTAGTCTTTACCCACAACTAAGTGATTATGAAAAAAAAGATTGGTTTTTTAGTGGAAGTGGAAGTTCATTTTTTAGGATAAATTATGGCAAATAA
- a CDS encoding cbb3-type cytochrome oxidase subunit 3 yields MDYETLLTVQGYAKFFLILAVFIIFYSYAYSIYKRQKTGERDFEKYSKLVHDDSSVSMPLEERKKDKDIDNKEK; encoded by the coding sequence ATGGATTATGAAACACTTTTAACAGTGCAAGGTTATGCTAAATTCTTTTTGATTTTAGCAGTTTTTATAATTTTCTATTCTTATGCTTATTCTATTTATAAAAGACAGAAGACAGGGGAAAGAGATTTTGAGAAGTATTCTAAACTTGTACATGATGATTCAAGTGTTTCTATGCCTTTAGAAGAAAGAAAAAAAGATAAAGATATAGATAATAAGGAGAAATAA
- a CDS encoding DUF4006 family protein yields MAGNTQMNENERGIFKLNGITGMLIAVVLLLSILAVLTINGIKVQQNEASNFYKINQDLNGLKMNSSDNHTHYQLVGNGK; encoded by the coding sequence ATGGCTGGAAATACACAAATGAATGAAAATGAAAGAGGTATTTTTAAACTTAATGGTATTACAGGTATGTTAATTGCAGTTGTTCTGTTATTATCTATTCTTGCTGTATTAACGATTAATGGTATAAAAGTACAACAAAATGAAGCTAGTAATTTCTATAAAATCAATCAAGATTTGAATGGTTTAAAAATGAATAGTTCTGATAATCATACACATTACCAACTTGTTGGTAATGGTAAATAA
- the ccoO gene encoding cytochrome-c oxidase, cbb3-type subunit II, whose amino-acid sequence MFHWFEQRPFFFAVLVFVFVAFAGIVEVIPDFAKQSRPTVGTKPYSVLELAGRQVYIKDSCNACHSQLIRPFKSETDRYGMYSLSGEYAYDRPFLWGSKRTGPDLMRVGNYRTTDWHENHMWEPSAVVPGSIMPAYKHHFSNIADIETAYAEAYTVKNVFNTPYDQEGMPKLGSWEEAKASALEEAKVIAADMKNESVKQAVANGQVPEIVALIAYLNSLK is encoded by the coding sequence ATGTTTCATTGGTTTGAACAAAGACCGTTTTTCTTTGCGGTATTAGTGTTTGTATTTGTTGCATTTGCAGGTATTGTTGAAGTTATTCCAGATTTTGCAAAACAAAGTAGACCAACTGTTGGTACAAAACCATACAGTGTTTTAGAGTTAGCTGGTAGACAAGTATATATAAAAGATTCTTGTAATGCTTGTCACTCTCAATTAATTAGACCATTTAAGTCAGAAACTGATAGATATGGTATGTATTCTTTATCTGGTGAGTATGCTTATGATAGACCATTCTTATGGGGATCAAAAAGAACAGGTCCAGATTTAATGAGAGTTGGAAATTATAGAACTACAGATTGGCATGAAAACCATATGTGGGAACCATCTGCTGTTGTACCTGGAAGTATTATGCCAGCTTATAAACATCATTTTAGTAATATAGCTGATATTGAAACAGCTTATGCAGAAGCATATACTGTTAAAAATGTATTTAATACACCTTATGATCAAGAAGGAATGCCTAAACTTGGATCATGGGAAGAAGCAAAAGCTTCTGCTTTAGAAGAGGCAAAAGTAATTGCTGCTGATATGAAAAATGAGTCAGTTAAACAAGCTGTTGCAAATGGTCAAGTTCCTGAAATAGTTGCATTAATTGCATATTTGAATTCTTTAAAATAA
- the truB gene encoding tRNA pseudouridine(55) synthase TruB: MQVRFYEKEQINKLLVVNKPIFISSNSYLNRIKRKFKNKKAGFSGTLDPFAKGCLIVAFGQYAKLFKYISKTPKTYKAVIWLGIQSESFDIEQIIDISLVDNVDEKKIIHELNSLNGRIEYTPPKFSAKKVDGKRAYELARNGEEVELSKTTMNVYNTKFISYRHPFITFEVTVSEGTYVRSFAQILLEKLNRVGTLSYLERLNEGKFFFENEKELDPLDYIDLPINKYFGTQEWLVQGKKIGIDYVEKKENGKYLIITENYFSIIEIIDGEIKYLVNRVPKYEK; encoded by the coding sequence TTGCAAGTTAGATTTTACGAAAAAGAACAGATTAATAAATTATTGGTTGTAAATAAACCAATTTTTATAAGCTCAAATTCTTATTTAAACAGAATAAAAAGAAAATTTAAAAATAAAAAAGCTGGGTTTAGCGGGACATTAGACCCTTTTGCAAAAGGTTGTTTAATAGTTGCATTTGGACAATATGCAAAACTTTTTAAATATATTTCAAAAACACCCAAAACATATAAAGCTGTAATTTGGTTGGGAATTCAATCTGAATCATTTGATATAGAACAAATTATTGATATTAGTTTAGTTGATAATGTAGATGAAAAAAAAATAATTCATGAGTTGAATTCGTTAAATGGAAGAATTGAATATACACCACCAAAATTTTCAGCAAAAAAAGTTGATGGGAAAAGAGCTTATGAACTTGCTAGAAATGGTGAAGAAGTTGAATTATCAAAAACAACGATGAATGTATATAATACGAAATTTATTTCATATAGACATCCTTTTATTACTTTTGAAGTAACTGTTAGTGAAGGAACATATGTTAGGTCATTTGCACAAATTTTATTAGAAAAACTAAACAGAGTGGGAACTTTATCTTATCTTGAGAGATTAAATGAAGGTAAATTCTTTTTTGAAAATGAAAAAGAGTTAGATCCTTTAGATTACATTGATTTGCCTATAAATAAATATTTTGGAACACAAGAGTGGTTGGTTCAAGGTAAAAAAATAGGTATAGATTATGTTGAAAAAAAAGAGAATGGAAAATATCTTATAATTACTGAAAACTATTTTTCAATAATTGAAATAATTGATGGTGAAATAAAATATTTAGTAAATAGGGTACCAAAATATGAAAAATGA
- the ccoN gene encoding cytochrome-c oxidase, cbb3-type subunit I — translation MQNGAQIEYDYSVAKAFTFATILFGIIGMTIGVVLAFQLAFPQLNYLAGEYGTFSRLRPLHTNGVAYGFALSGIFAGWYYISQRVLKVSLKESPFLMAIAKLHFVLYFITILLAVVTLFMGITTSKEYAELEWPIDILVVVWWVLWGISIFGIIGIRRERTLYISLWYFIATFIAVAMLYLFNNMEVPTALVSGYGSWIHSVSMYAGTNDALVQWWFGHNAVAFVFTTPIIALIYYFLPKESGQNVYSYKLSILAFWGLLFVYLWAGGHHLIYSTVPDWMQTMGSVMSVVLILPSWGSAINMLLTMKGEWQQLQTNTLIKFMVLASTFYMLSTIEGPIQAIKSVNAIAHFTDWIPGHVHDGVLGWVVFMIMAALFHMVPRMFKREIYSKSLMDTQFWLQTTGIVLYFTSMWIAGITQGMMWRAYDEYGSLVYSFIDTVTVLHPYYTIRAVGGLLYLIGFFLFAYNIYKTVRCGRVLDKEPVNATPVAA, via the coding sequence ATGCAAAACGGTGCACAAATTGAGTACGATTACTCAGTTGCAAAAGCCTTTACATTTGCAACAATTTTGTTTGGTATCATTGGTATGACAATTGGTGTTGTACTTGCGTTTCAATTGGCATTCCCACAGTTAAACTATTTAGCTGGGGAGTATGGTACATTTAGTAGATTAAGACCTTTACACACAAATGGTGTTGCATATGGTTTCGCACTAAGTGGTATTTTTGCTGGATGGTATTATATTTCGCAAAGAGTTTTAAAAGTATCATTAAAAGAGTCACCTTTTTTAATGGCTATTGCTAAGTTACACTTTGTTTTATATTTTATTACAATCCTATTAGCTGTTGTAACTTTATTTATGGGTATTACAACATCAAAAGAGTATGCAGAGTTAGAGTGGCCAATCGACATTTTAGTTGTTGTATGGTGGGTATTATGGGGTATTTCAATCTTTGGAATAATCGGTATTAGAAGAGAAAGAACTCTTTATATTTCATTATGGTATTTTATTGCTACATTTATCGCAGTTGCAATGTTATACTTATTTAATAATATGGAAGTTCCAACAGCTTTAGTATCTGGATATGGTTCATGGATTCACTCTGTTTCTATGTATGCAGGAACTAATGATGCATTAGTTCAATGGTGGTTTGGTCATAATGCTGTTGCATTCGTTTTCACAACTCCAATTATTGCATTAATTTATTATTTCTTACCAAAAGAATCAGGACAAAATGTTTATTCTTATAAACTATCTATCTTAGCATTCTGGGGATTATTATTTGTTTATTTATGGGCTGGTGGACACCACCTTATTTATTCAACTGTTCCAGATTGGATGCAAACAATGGGTTCTGTTATGTCAGTTGTTTTAATTTTACCATCATGGGGATCAGCTATTAATATGCTTTTAACAATGAAGGGTGAATGGCAACAATTACAAACAAATACATTAATTAAATTCATGGTATTAGCTTCAACATTCTATATGTTATCAACAATCGAAGGACCAATTCAAGCTATCAAATCTGTAAATGCTATTGCACACTTTACAGACTGGATTCCAGGTCACGTACATGATGGTGTTTTAGGATGGGTTGTATTTATGATTATGGCTGCATTATTCCATATGGTTCCAAGAATGTTTAAAAGAGAAATTTATTCTAAATCATTAATGGATACACAATTCTGGTTACAAACTACAGGTATCGTATTATACTTTACTTCTATGTGGATTGCAGGTATTACACAAGGTATGATGTGGAGAGCTTATGATGAATATGGTTCATTAGTTTACTCATTTATTGATACAGTTACTGTATTACATCCATACTATACAATTAGAGCAGTTGGTGGTTTATTATACCTAATTGGATTCTTCTTATTTGCTTACAACATTTACAAAACAGTTAGATGTGGTAGAGTACTTGACAAAGAACCAGTAAATGCTACACCAGTAGCTGCGTAA
- a CDS encoding ATP-dependent helicase, with translation MSENLLTSLNESQRIAAQHIDGPLLILAGAGSGKTKTITTRLAYLISIGIDPRSILTLTFTNKAASEMRERAFNMLDSSMINTPPLLCTFHKFGLLFLKFHISELGRKNNFIIIDTDDKKRVLKSLDKDITTSLLVSEISKYKNSLMTPSEAKSAAQLKLYQQIAEIYEQYEEYLEKNNLVDFDDLLLLPYKILKNNENLAKEISQKYQYIMVDEYQDTNELQYRLLRLLCSDHNNLCVVGDDDQSIYGWRGATIKNILNFSEHFENTIVVKLEENYRSTDTILNHANQLIEHNRDRLGKKLIGTRVKGDSIKVYESQDENEETRKIVEDIRKLIDSGENPKNIAILFRVNALSRSLEEGFNKAGLHYKLVGGMKFYERSEIKDLIAYFRILTNSNDNFSVKRIINKPKRGIGKTTIDKLEAKSIETGKSIFDLIQNLDSDEISAIVGKKNSRTLKVFEASILDLKELLSESKMKFLDSFEETFDYRASYDNLPDGFERQANIDEFYGYIRDYFIQNPHLDLKDFLNEIALESENDDYSGEAVSMMSIHASKGLEFKKLFIIGFEEGFFPITGDGCDLEEERRLGYVALTRAMDNLTLSFVHSRFYKGKRTSLVKSRFLSECGLIKGSLTIEKQSGFKKGDLVQHKIFGMGRVEKATNAGKDYKLTINFGGTKRDILSSFVEKA, from the coding sequence ATGTCTGAAAATTTATTAACATCATTAAATGAATCACAGAGAATTGCTGCTCAACATATAGATGGACCACTATTGATTTTAGCTGGGGCTGGTTCTGGTAAAACAAAAACAATTACTACAAGACTTGCTTATTTAATATCAATTGGTATTGATCCACGTTCTATATTAACACTTACATTTACAAATAAAGCTGCAAGTGAAATGCGTGAGAGAGCATTTAATATGTTAGATTCTTCAATGATAAATACTCCACCTTTATTATGTACATTTCATAAATTTGGTTTACTATTTTTAAAATTTCACATAAGTGAATTAGGAAGAAAAAACAATTTTATTATAATTGATACTGATGATAAAAAAAGAGTTTTAAAATCATTAGACAAAGATATTACAACTTCATTATTAGTTTCTGAAATATCAAAATATAAAAACTCTTTAATGACACCTTCTGAAGCTAAAAGTGCTGCTCAATTAAAACTTTATCAACAAATTGCAGAAATTTATGAACAATATGAAGAGTATTTAGAAAAAAACAATTTAGTAGATTTTGATGACTTATTATTATTACCTTATAAGATTTTAAAAAATAATGAGAATTTAGCAAAAGAGATTAGCCAAAAATATCAATATATAATGGTAGATGAGTATCAAGATACAAATGAATTACAATATAGATTATTAAGATTATTATGTTCAGACCACAATAATCTTTGTGTAGTTGGTGATGATGACCAATCTATTTATGGATGGCGTGGGGCAACTATTAAAAATATTTTGAATTTTTCTGAACATTTTGAAAATACTATAGTTGTAAAATTAGAAGAAAACTATAGATCAACTGATACAATTTTAAATCATGCAAACCAATTAATAGAACACAATCGAGATAGATTAGGTAAAAAATTAATAGGAACAAGAGTTAAAGGTGATTCTATAAAAGTGTATGAATCACAAGATGAAAATGAAGAAACTAGAAAAATAGTTGAAGATATTAGAAAATTGATTGATAGTGGAGAAAATCCAAAAAATATAGCTATTTTATTTAGAGTAAATGCTTTGTCTCGTTCTTTAGAAGAAGGTTTTAATAAAGCTGGACTTCATTATAAACTTGTTGGTGGTATGAAGTTTTACGAAAGAAGTGAAATCAAAGATTTAATTGCATATTTTAGAATTTTGACAAATTCTAATGATAATTTTTCTGTAAAAAGAATTATCAATAAACCAAAACGTGGAATTGGAAAAACAACTATTGATAAACTTGAAGCAAAATCAATAGAAACAGGAAAATCAATTTTTGATTTAATCCAAAATTTAGATTCAGATGAAATAAGTGCAATAGTTGGTAAAAAAAATTCAAGAACTTTAAAAGTATTTGAAGCTTCTATTTTAGATTTAAAAGAGTTATTATCAGAATCAAAAATGAAATTTTTAGATAGTTTTGAAGAAACCTTTGATTATAGAGCTTCATATGATAATTTACCTGATGGATTTGAAAGACAAGCAAATATTGATGAGTTTTATGGATATATCAGGGATTATTTTATTCAAAATCCACACTTAGATTTAAAAGACTTTTTAAATGAAATTGCACTTGAAAGTGAAAATGATGATTATAGTGGTGAAGCTGTTTCAATGATGAGTATCCATGCTTCAAAAGGTTTGGAATTTAAAAAACTTTTTATTATTGGATTTGAAGAAGGATTTTTCCCTATTACTGGTGATGGTTGTGATTTAGAAGAGGAAAGAAGATTAGGTTATGTTGCACTTACAAGAGCAATGGATAATCTTACATTATCTTTTGTACACTCAAGATTTTATAAAGGTAAAAGAACAAGTTTAGTTAAAAGTAGATTTTTAAGTGAATGTGGACTTATCAAAGGAAGTTTAACTATAGAAAAACAATCAGGTTTTAAAAAAGGTGATTTAGTTCAACATAAAATTTTTGGAATGGGTAGAGTTGAAAAAGCTACAAATGCAGGTAAAGATTACAAACTTACAATAAATTTTGGTGGAACAAAAAGAGATATTTTATCTTCGTTTGTAGAAAAAGCTTAA